The nucleotide window ATGAATTCGTCGACGACGACAGTGACTCCGGCACAGCGACCGAAGAGGACACGCCCGACATCGCCGACCCGGAAGAAGAAGACCCGGGCACGCCGGATCCGGGCGACCAGCCCGAGGATATCCTGACCGAAGCCGGCTTCACCGTCGAGGAAGAACCACGCGGTGACTTGCGGCCCTTCATAAACCTGATCGGCACCGAAGGCGACGACACGATCAAAGATGTGCATGTCGATGCGGCCGCGGAAACCGGCACGGGCGTGCTGCAGGTTATGGCCGGTGACGGCGACGACCTTGCCCAGCTGGATCAGGATGGCCTGCTGATCCAGGGCGAGGACGGTAACGACACCATCAACCACGAAGGCGAATACGGCTACATTCTGGGCGGCGCCGGTGACGACGTGTTGAGCGGCGTGAACAGCTATAACCTCATCGGTGGCGCTGGCGATGACGACATCACGGTGCAGCGCAGCCCGGTGGACAATACCAGTATCGTTGAGGGCGGAGATGGCAACGATACGATCACCCACATCAGCGACATCGAGTATTACAGCGAAGGCGGCGGCGCGTTCCTGAGAGGCGGCGACGGCGCGGATTCCTTCACGCTCGACTTCAACGGGCCGACCGGCGAGTCGCCGGGCTTCGGCGGCGCTCCCTTCGAGGATACGGACGAAGTCGTCCGCATGGACGACTTCGATCCCGCCGAGGACGAACTGGTCCTGGACCTGACGGATATCGACCCCGGCACGGTCATCCGCGGCGTCGAGACCGAAGACGCCCCCGACAGCAGCGAAACGCAACTCAAGATCCTGCTGAACAAGGACGGAGAGGATTTCGAGCGCAGCATCGCCCTCGGACCCGCCGCCGTCGGCACCGACGTTTTGTCATACGTAACGGTGCTGCTGCCCCCCGAACCGGTGGTCTGACCGCTCAGCCCCAGGCGTAGTTGAAGCTTACGCTGATCCGTTCGTCCTCGGACATGTTCATCGGCACCTCGTGCCGCAGCCAGCTTTCCCACAGCAGCACGTCGCCCACCGCGGGCGTGGCATAGATGAAGGTCCGCAATTCTTCCCGCGCGTCCTTCTTGCGCCCCGGCGCCGCCATCATCCGGGCCGAGCGCGGGTCCTCCAGCTTCAGCGCGCTGGCGCCATCCGGCATCGCCACGTAGGTCGTGCCGGAAATCACCGAATGCGGATGCAGATGCGATGAATGCGTGCCGCCTTCGGGCAGGATGTTGATCCAGATATCCTCCAGCTTCAGCTCCCGCCCGTCCAGGTCGAACTCCAGGTCTTCGGCAAAAGCCGCCACATGCGCATCCAGCGATTTGACGAGGTCCGCGAATATCGGAAACCGCCACGGCAGGTCGGTCAGCGAGGCATAGGAGGTATAGCCCGGATACCCGTTTTCCTCGCACCACTCCTGCCCCGCCTCGTCATCCTCGGCGATGGCGTAACAGGACGCCTCCATCTCGTCAGAGTCGATCTTGGGGCCATGCTCCGACAGGGCAGCACGGTAAAGGCGGGTCACGAAGAGGGATTTGATATCAGCCATGCCCCGCGTCTTACCGCGCGATGGGCCGAAGGCAAGGATTTCTTCATGCCTGTGCCGCATAACGCCCCTGCACCAGAAGGGGGCAAGCATGATCCGAACCATCGCGGCGTCCGGCCTCTGCGTCGGCCTGGCCCTTGCCGGCCCCGTTACGGCGGACCCGGCCACCGGCAGCCTCTTCGCCGCGCGTCAGCCGCTTTTCTCGATGCAGTCGAGACCCCGTGACGCCGTATCCTCCGCCAGCCTCTTCGTGGGCAGGGCCGAGGGCGGACTATTCGCCGCCCTGCCCGGCCGCCTCGATGCGCCCCTGCGCCACGGCGGCACCAAGGCCGCCCGACTGCGCGACCTGATCGCCCGGGCCGAGGCCGGACGCGCGGGCTATGACGCCGTCCAGCATGGCGCGCGGGTGAAACCACCCCGCCGCCCCACCGATATGACCCTTCAGGACATCTACGATTGGATCGAGGCCACCCCCGGCCAGCCCCACGCCATCGGGCGCTACCAGTTCATCCCGCCCACGCTGCGCCACTCCGCCGCGCGCCTCGACCTGCCCGCCAACACCCGGTTCAGCCCCGCGGTGCAGGACCGACTTGCCGACCTGTTGCTGGGCGACGCAGGCCTGATGAAGGTCAAGGCGGGCGAAATGAGCGTGGACACATTCATGCTGAACCTCGCCAGGATCTGGGCCGGCCTGCCGATCCCCTCGGGCCGCAGCTATTACCACGGGGTCGCCGGCAACAAGGCAACGATGACGTATGAGGCCTACGCGCGGCAGGTGCGGGGCATCCTGGGCGGCTGACATCGCATCGCTCCACCCGTCCCGGGCTTGCCCCGGGACCTCCCGTAGGGTGTGTGAAAACCCACGCGCACCGGAGCAAAGAAAAACCCCCGCCGAATTCTCGACGGGGGTTCTTTTTTCTTCACCGGCGTCATTCGCGAGCGAATGACGTTACCAATCCTCACGTACGACGACGCGGGTCTTGACCGGCAGTTTCATCGCCGCGAGGCGCAGGGCCTCCATGGCAACCGCCTCGCCGACGCCGTCGATCTCGAACATCACGCGGCCGGGCTTGACCTTGCAGGCCCAGAAATCGACCGAGCCCTTACCTTTACCCATCCGAACTTCGACGGGCTTAGAGGTTACGGGCGTGTCCGGGAAAATCCGGATCCAGACGCGGCCCTGACGCTTCATGTGACGCGTCATGGCACGACGTGCCGCTTCGATCTGACGGGCGGTCACGCGCTCGGGCGTGGTCGCTTTCAGGCCGTAAGTGCCAAAGTTCAGATCAGAGCCGCCCTTGGCCTCGCCCTTGATCCGGCCTTTGAACATCTTGCGGAATTTAGTGCGCTTTGGTTGAAGCATTTCTCATCCCTCCTCAGCGGCGGCCGCCACCAGCACCACGAGGTGCCGGGCCGTCCTGAAGTTCCTGCGCCTTGCGATCCCGGGCTGCCGGATCATGTTCCATGATCTCGCCCTTGAAGATCCAGACCTTGATGCCGATGATCCCGTAGGGCGTGCTGGCCTCGATATTGGCGTAATCGATGTCGGCACGCAGCGTGTGCAGCGGAACCCGGCCCTCGCGGTACCATTCGGTCCGTGCGATCTCGGCACCGCCCAGGCGGCCCGCGACGTTGACCCGGATACCCAGGGCCCCCATGCGCATGGCGTTCTGCACGGCACGTTTCATCGCGCGGCGGAACGACACACGACGCTCCAGCTGCTGGGCGATGCTTTCCCCCACCAGGGCCGCGTCCAGTTCCGGCTTGCGGACCTCGACGATGTTGAGGTGCAGTTCGCTGTCGGTCATCGCCGCCAGCTTCTTGCGCAGGGTCTCGATATCGGCGCCTTTCTTGCCGATGATCACGCCGGGGCGCGCGGTGTGCACCGTGACGCGGCACTTCTTGTGCGGACGTTCGATGATCACGCGGCTGATGCCGGCCTGCTTGCACTCTTTCTTGATGAAATCACGGATCGCGATGTCTTCCAGCAGAAGATCACCGTAATCCTTGGTGTCGGCGTACCAGCGGCTGTCCCAGGTGCGGTTCACCTGCAGGCGCATGCCGATCGGATTGACTTTGTTACCCATTAGGCTTGCTCCTCGACTTCACGCACCTTGATGGTGATTTCTGAGAACGGCTTCATGATCCGGCCAAACCGGCCACGGGCGCGCGGACGGCCGCGTTTCATCACGAGGTTCTTGCCCACATAGGCCTCGGCCACGATCAGGTCGTCGACATCGAGGTTGTGGTTGTTCTCGGCGTTGGCCACGGCGGACTGAAGGCATTTCTTCACGTCCTGCGCGATCCGCTTCTTCGAGAAGGTCAGATCGTTCAGCGCCTTGTCCACCTTCTTGCCACGGATCAACGCGGCCACCAGGTTGAGTTTCTGCGGGCTGGTGCGAAGCATGCGCAGTTTTGCCATCGCTTCGTTGTCAGCCACGCGGCGGGGGTTCTTTTCCTTGCCCATGACTTACTTCCGCTTCGCTTTTTTGTCGGCGGCGTGCCCGTAATAGGTACGGGTCGGCGCGTATTCACCGAATTTCTGACCGATCATATCTTCCGACACGTTGACGGGGATATGCTTGTGACCATTGTACACGCCAAACGTCAGGCCCACGAACTGGGGCAGGATCGTCGAACGGCGCGACCAGATCTTGATGACTTCGTTGCGCCCCGACTCGCGCGATGCTTCGGCTTTTTTCAGCACGTAGGCATCGACGAAGGGGCCTTTCCATACAGAGCGGCTCATGTGTTAACGGCCCTTCTTCCTAGCGTGACGCGAGCGGATGATCAGCTTCTGCGACGCCTTGTTCTTGTTACGGGTGCGCGCACCCTTCGTCGGCTTGCCCCAGGGCGTCACCGGGTGACGACCACCCGAGGTCCGGCCTTCACCACCACCGTGGGGGTGGTCGATCGGGTTCATGACCACGCCGCGGACGGACGGGCGAATGCCCTTGTGACGCATCCGGCCGGCCTTGCCGTAGTTCTGGTTGCTGTTGTCGGGGTTGCTGACGGCACCGACGGTCGCCATGCACTCCTGACGCACCATGCGCAGCTCGCCCGAGGACAGGCGGATCTGGGCATAGCCACCATCGCGGCCCACGAACTGGGCATAGGTGCCGGCGGCACGTGCGATCTGGCCGCCCTTGCCGGGCTTCAGCTCGATGTTGTGAACGATCGTGCCGATCGGCATGCCCTGGAACGGCATCGCGTTGCCGGGCTTGATGTCGGCCTTGGGCGAGGCGATGACGCTGTCGCCCACGGCCAGGCGCTGCGGCGCCAGGATGTAGGCTTGCTCGCCATCTTCGTATTTGATCAGCGCGATAAAGGCCGTCCGGTTCGGGTCGTATTCGATCCGCTCGACGGTTGCGGCCACGTCGACCTTGTTGCGTTTGAAATCAACGATCCGGTAAAGGCGTTTGGCGCCACCCCCGCGACGACGCGAGGTAATCCGCCCGGTGTTGTTCCGGCCGCCCGATTTCGTCAGACCCTCGGTGAGGGCTTTGACGGGACGTCCTTTCCACAGCTCCGAACGGTCGATCAGCACCAGCCCGCGCTGGCCCGGCGTCGTCGGCTTGTACGACTTGAGTGCCATGCTTTCTGTCTTCCGTTTAGCAAACGGCGAAACCGGAATGTCCAGCTCCACCTATGTAGGGTGGGTTTCGAACCCACCATGGTTATAGGCCCCCTTGGGTGCCCGGTTCAGGTACGGTCTGGGCCTCGTTTCCACGAGATCCCGGATCAGGTCCGGGACGGCGCCCGCGCCGCAACGGCAAAGCCCCGGACGAATCCGGGGCCTTGCGGATGGGGTCGTTTACGAAAGACCACCCTTGGGGTCAAGCCTTTCTCCCAAAGAAAAACCCCGGCCACGCCTGCGCCCGGGGTTCACGGTTTTCAAAGGGCGGCGGTGCTGCCGCCAAGCGCCTTATGCCAGCGCGATGTTGACGGCGCTTTCGCGTCCGTCACGGCCAGATTCCAGGTCATAGGTGACCTTCTGATCGTCGGCCAGGCCAGTCAGGCCCGAACGCTCGACGGCCGAGATGTGAACGAAGACGTCCTTGCCGCCCGATTCCGGTGCGATAAAGCCGTAGCCTTTGGTGGTGTTGAACCATTTCACGGTGCCGTTGGCCATTTCCGTGTCTCCTTTAGATGTTGCTGCCCGCAGTATGCGGCAGCTTGGCGGCGTCATGACAAGATCGAAAGCCAGTCGCCGTAAAGGAGAAAGGGTCGATAGGTAGTAACGTAGCACCGTCCATATGGGCGCTCAGGTGATTCACGTCAATGAAAATCACATTCCACGCTCACCCGGCCACTCAATCCGGGCGATAAGATCGCCAAGAGTTGAAAACTATCAGTCAAAAGGTTAGCTATCTGATCAATAACATTTTTGCTGGTAGCACTTTCCGTTTAGCGGACTTTCAAATGCAGGCCGAACAGGTCATCGATAGGTTAAGCCAGCATAAAAATTTTGATATTGAACTATGGGACTTTGTCGAAGAAGTACAATACAGACGGCTCGTTAACCTAACAGACTCCGAGCTTCGTCAACGTCTCCGCGACATAGACAAAAACATTTGCTTTTTGGAGCCCACCCCACAGTCTAGACTAATGCTCAATCCAGATCGTGGTTGGCTTAGCCCATCGTACTGGTGCAGGTTGAGACACTGGACGATATCTGAATTTCGACATCGTAGTTTAGAACTGCCTGAAGCATATCATTTCCCCGAGGTTTGTGACACAGACCAAGCATTCGATGGTATTTTGAGAGGTGGTGAAAAAAGGCTGGTAAGGATCAGTCGGCTACCTTGGCTAAAGGACACACTCGATTTTGGAAGACTACGACTTGCGCCGGCATCTTCGTATCAACTGATACAAAACGATCTTTCTAGAACTGACGACGAAATGCGCCGCAGCTCAAAAGTGCCGGGCGAATATGTTTCGATAACTGCGGAGAATGGAAAGAAGATTGATGTACTGGGTGATTTCATTAAATCTCGTACCAGAAGATGTCTTCAAACAAATCTTGATTTTGATTACTGGCTGCTGTCTTTCAGCACAGATCTTGACCCTAGGCTGTTGAGTGATTTTCCAAGTCCACATGGCGACGATGGATTTTTAGTTATTTTTGACGTTCTCGAGTTCGTTCGCAGATGCGTTCCAAAATTGAACGAAATTGCTCCGCTTAGTGATAAATCGCTGGAACAAATTGAATACCAGGATCCATATTATCCAACATACTCGGAGCAAAAAAATCTGTCGG belongs to Roseovarius sp. THAF27 and includes:
- a CDS encoding cold-shock protein codes for the protein MANGTVKWFNTTKGYGFIAPESGGKDVFVHISAVERSGLTGLADDQKVTYDLESGRDGRESAVNIALA
- the rplB gene encoding 50S ribosomal protein L2; this encodes MALKSYKPTTPGQRGLVLIDRSELWKGRPVKALTEGLTKSGGRNNTGRITSRRRGGGAKRLYRIVDFKRNKVDVAATVERIEYDPNRTAFIALIKYEDGEQAYILAPQRLAVGDSVIASPKADIKPGNAMPFQGMPIGTIVHNIELKPGKGGQIARAAGTYAQFVGRDGGYAQIRLSSGELRMVRQECMATVGAVSNPDNSNQNYGKAGRMRHKGIRPSVRGVVMNPIDHPHGGGEGRTSGGRHPVTPWGKPTKGARTRNKNKASQKLIIRSRHARKKGR
- the rplV gene encoding 50S ribosomal protein L22, whose protein sequence is MGKEKNPRRVADNEAMAKLRMLRTSPQKLNLVAALIRGKKVDKALNDLTFSKKRIAQDVKKCLQSAVANAENNHNLDVDDLIVAEAYVGKNLVMKRGRPRARGRFGRIMKPFSEITIKVREVEEQA
- the rpsC gene encoding 30S ribosomal protein S3; the encoded protein is MGNKVNPIGMRLQVNRTWDSRWYADTKDYGDLLLEDIAIRDFIKKECKQAGISRVIIERPHKKCRVTVHTARPGVIIGKKGADIETLRKKLAAMTDSELHLNIVEVRKPELDAALVGESIAQQLERRVSFRRAMKRAVQNAMRMGALGIRVNVAGRLGGAEIARTEWYREGRVPLHTLRADIDYANIEASTPYGIIGIKVWIFKGEIMEHDPAARDRKAQELQDGPAPRGAGGGRR
- the rplP gene encoding 50S ribosomal protein L16 — translated: MLQPKRTKFRKMFKGRIKGEAKGGSDLNFGTYGLKATTPERVTARQIEAARRAMTRHMKRQGRVWIRIFPDTPVTSKPVEVRMGKGKGSVDFWACKVKPGRVMFEIDGVGEAVAMEALRLAAMKLPVKTRVVVREDW
- a CDS encoding calcium-binding protein; protein product: MLTIALLSLLGIGATAFLIDEFVDDDSDSGTATEEDTPDIADPEEEDPGTPDPGDQPEDILTEAGFTVEEEPRGDLRPFINLIGTEGDDTIKDVHVDAAAETGTGVLQVMAGDGDDLAQLDQDGLLIQGEDGNDTINHEGEYGYILGGAGDDVLSGVNSYNLIGGAGDDDITVQRSPVDNTSIVEGGDGNDTITHISDIEYYSEGGGAFLRGGDGADSFTLDFNGPTGESPGFGGAPFEDTDEVVRMDDFDPAEDELVLDLTDIDPGTVIRGVETEDAPDSSETQLKILLNKDGEDFERSIALGPAAVGTDVLSYVTVLLPPEPVV
- a CDS encoding 2OG-Fe(II) oxygenase family protein → MADIKSLFVTRLYRAALSEHGPKIDSDEMEASCYAIAEDDEAGQEWCEENGYPGYTSYASLTDLPWRFPIFADLVKSLDAHVAAFAEDLEFDLDGRELKLEDIWINILPEGGTHSSHLHPHSVISGTTYVAMPDGASALKLEDPRSARMMAAPGRKKDAREELRTFIYATPAVGDVLLWESWLRHEVPMNMSEDERISVSFNYAWG
- the rpsS gene encoding 30S ribosomal protein S19, producing MSRSVWKGPFVDAYVLKKAEASRESGRNEVIKIWSRRSTILPQFVGLTFGVYNGHKHIPVNVSEDMIGQKFGEYAPTRTYYGHAADKKAKRK